In Candidatus Nitrosotenuis uzonensis, a single window of DNA contains:
- a CDS encoding DUF642 domain-containing protein, with translation MTKTILFTAFVSAILFGTVISPTANANTNLVVNGSFEEPNIPSISFAVFGSIPGWITSFGPGIEIQDNPTLAFDGDQYVELDSHPNPGNSGMAQTLSTAPGTFYELSFAYTPRPGVSAESNTIEVYWDGSLVDTLSEDGIGLTSTDWSVKTYTLVSSSGSTVLEFRAAGTPETLGGFIDDVSVVVATFEADIDIKPGSDPNSVNCKSKGVVPIGIYSDGSFDATTIDLSNITINGKPVTEAHGILHIEDLNEDSIDDVVIHVNTFDVCAATTVVSGTEPVTVAGSNANGLFEGTDSVRIVKR, from the coding sequence ATGACAAAAACGATACTGTTTACTGCGTTCGTTTCTGCCATACTTTTCGGTACTGTAATATCACCCACTGCAAATGCAAATACAAATCTTGTTGTCAATGGAAGCTTTGAAGAGCCAAACATTCCATCAATCTCGTTTGCTGTGTTCGGCAGCATCCCGGGATGGATAACATCGTTTGGACCTGGAATTGAAATCCAAGACAACCCAACACTTGCATTTGATGGCGATCAATATGTGGAGCTAGACAGTCATCCAAATCCTGGAAACAGTGGAATGGCACAGACATTATCTACCGCACCAGGGACATTTTATGAACTCAGCTTTGCGTATACTCCAAGACCGGGGGTTTCAGCAGAATCAAATACAATTGAAGTCTATTGGGACGGCTCCTTAGTAGATACGCTTTCAGAGGATGGCATAGGTCTTACTAGCACAGATTGGAGTGTCAAAACATACACACTTGTCTCATCAAGCGGTTCTACTGTACTTGAATTTAGGGCGGCTGGAACACCTGAAACGCTGGGAGGCTTTATTGACGACGTAAGTGTCGTTGTAGCAACCTTTGAAGCTGACATAGACATCAAACCAGGAAGTGATCCAAACAGCGTAAATTGTAAATCAAAAGGCGTCGTACCAATTGGAATATACTCTGACGGTTCATTTGATGCGACAACAATTGATTTATCAAACATCACCATAAACGGCAAACCGGTAACAGAGGCGCATGGAATTTTACACATTGAAGATTTGAATGAAGATTCTATTGACGATGTTGTAATCCATGTAAATACATTTGATGTTTGTGCTGCAACAACCGTGGTTAGTGGGACAGAACCAGTTACAGTGGCAGGCTCTAATGCTAACGGACTGTTTGAAGGAACAGACAGCGTTAGAATTGTGAAAAGATAA
- a CDS encoding translation initiation factor IF-5A, whose amino-acid sequence MSKPAELGSLKIGSYILLPVADQPTGEPCRIIEYDTSKPGKHGAAKARIVGVGIFDNQKRPHVSPVSQQVHVPLIDKRTGQIISITGEQVQVMDNETFETVDVQMIDDEVKGKLEQGQMVEYWKVMDRTKIMRIKS is encoded by the coding sequence ATGAGCAAGCCTGCAGAACTTGGTTCACTAAAGATAGGCTCTTACATACTTTTACCAGTGGCGGATCAGCCAACTGGAGAGCCGTGCAGAATAATAGAATATGATACAAGCAAACCTGGAAAACACGGAGCAGCAAAGGCAAGGATCGTAGGTGTTGGTATATTTGACAATCAAAAGCGTCCGCACGTCAGTCCTGTGAGCCAGCAAGTCCATGTGCCACTGATTGACAAGAGAACCGGCCAGATAATCTCAATTACAGGCGAACAGGTCCAAGTGATGGACAATGAGACGTTTGAAACAGTCGACGTGCAGATGATAGATGACGAGGTTAAAGGCAAGCTTGAACAGGGTCAGATGGTCGAATACTGGAAGGTCATGGACCGAACCAAGATAATGCGAATCAAAAGCTAG
- a CDS encoding diphthine--ammonia ligase: MNLAALFSGGKDSTFSIYKAQQLGHQVVCLITIMPQSAESHLLHHPNIGTTALQAESMNIPQLIIASNTEETQKETELIKSALIEAKTKYSIKGIVHGGILSEFQRSKFESVAKELELEVIAPIWRSDQKQYMHQLVDLGFEFIITSVSCDGLDSSWLGKKITKTNIAELAYLSEKYHFNLSFEGGEAETFVLNCPLFHWPIALEKTRSSWDGYRGTIEILQAKLEK, from the coding sequence ATGAATCTTGCAGCGCTCTTTTCTGGAGGAAAAGACAGCACATTTTCAATATACAAAGCACAGCAACTAGGTCATCAGGTAGTCTGTCTGATAACAATAATGCCTCAGTCAGCTGAAAGTCATCTTTTACATCATCCAAATATTGGAACCACGGCACTTCAGGCTGAGTCTATGAATATTCCGCAGCTAATCATCGCATCAAATACTGAGGAAACACAAAAAGAGACTGAGCTGATAAAGTCGGCATTAATTGAAGCAAAAACAAAATACTCTATCAAAGGAATAGTTCACGGCGGGATACTGAGCGAATTTCAACGCTCCAAGTTTGAAAGTGTGGCAAAGGAACTCGAACTTGAAGTGATTGCGCCAATATGGAGATCTGATCAAAAACAGTATATGCACCAGCTGGTGGACCTTGGATTTGAATTCATAATAACATCTGTTTCATGTGATGGCCTTGACAGCTCATGGCTAGGCAAAAAAATAACAAAAACCAATATTGCAGAATTAGCATATCTTTCGGAAAAATACCACTTTAATCTAAGCTTTGAGGGAGGAGAAGCCGAAACATTCGTACTCAACTGTCCTTTATTTCACTGGCCAATTGCATTGGAAAAGACACGGTCAAGCTGGGACGGATACCGTGGAACCATTGAAATACTCCAAGCAAAATTAGAAAAATAA
- a CDS encoding signal recognition particle receptor subunit alpha, protein MMLDNLKTSLRAAIKKIVNSSGVDEALIKELAKDVQRALLQADVNVKLVLEITKNLEYRSLNENPPPGLSRKDHIVKILYDELANLLGKENEFSFKPGKLNKVLMLGIQGSGKTTLTGKLAKFLTKQGYKVGVIGADTYRPGALVQLKTNCEKANVDVYGEEGNKDSPAIVKNGLKHFADSGLDIILIDTAGRHKEEKDLLDEMKEISKIAEPDLALLVIDGTIGQQCYSQAESFHKTVPVGGIVITKLDSSAKGGGALAASAATGAKIMYVGTGERIDDLELFSPTRFVGRLLGMGDIQALLDLAKRLESEADDVRMKRISSGKMNMDDFYYQLEEVTKVGSLRGFLDSMPGLSGMVKEDQLDQMEGRIQKWRFIIQSMTKQEKADPDLLNASRIKRIARGSGWPEHEVKELLKNYKNSKGMMKAAKGRQMQGFMRKMGLG, encoded by the coding sequence ATAATGCTAGATAATCTCAAGACAAGCCTCAGGGCGGCAATAAAGAAAATAGTAAACTCTTCTGGGGTAGATGAGGCACTAATCAAGGAACTGGCCAAGGACGTGCAGCGCGCACTGTTACAGGCTGACGTTAACGTCAAACTAGTACTAGAGATTACAAAAAACTTGGAATATCGCTCACTGAATGAAAATCCTCCACCCGGACTTTCACGAAAAGACCACATTGTGAAAATACTATACGACGAGCTTGCAAATCTTCTTGGCAAGGAAAACGAGTTCTCATTCAAGCCTGGCAAGCTCAACAAAGTACTGATGCTGGGCATCCAAGGAAGCGGCAAGACCACCTTGACAGGCAAGCTTGCAAAATTCCTAACAAAACAGGGATATAAAGTAGGGGTAATCGGGGCTGACACGTACCGACCTGGCGCTTTGGTACAGCTGAAAACAAACTGTGAGAAAGCAAACGTGGACGTGTATGGAGAGGAGGGAAACAAAGATTCTCCGGCAATAGTGAAAAACGGGCTCAAACACTTTGCCGACTCGGGGCTTGATATCATACTAATAGATACTGCAGGCAGACACAAGGAGGAAAAAGATCTCCTCGATGAAATGAAGGAGATAAGCAAGATCGCAGAGCCTGATCTCGCACTGCTTGTAATAGATGGTACGATTGGCCAGCAGTGCTACAGCCAAGCAGAATCATTCCACAAGACAGTGCCTGTCGGGGGAATAGTGATAACAAAGCTTGACAGCTCAGCAAAAGGTGGAGGAGCACTGGCGGCATCTGCTGCTACTGGCGCTAAGATAATGTATGTTGGAACCGGCGAACGAATAGACGACCTTGAGCTTTTCTCGCCAACAAGGTTTGTTGGCAGGCTTCTTGGCATGGGTGACATCCAGGCACTTCTTGATCTTGCAAAACGACTAGAATCAGAGGCAGATGATGTGCGCATGAAGAGAATCTCGTCTGGCAAAATGAATATGGATGATTTTTACTATCAACTAGAAGAAGTAACAAAGGTCGGCTCACTACGCGGCTTCCTTGATAGCATGCCTGGACTTTCAGGAATGGTAAAGGAGGATCAGCTAGACCAGATGGAAGGCCGAATACAAAAATGGCGTTTTATCATCCAGTCAATGACAAAACAGGAAAAAGCAGATCCTGATCTGCTTAACGCCTCAAGGATCAAAAGAATCGCAAGAGGATCTGGCTGGCCTGAACACGAAGTAAAAGAGCTTCTCAAAAATTATAAGAACTCCAAGGGCATGATGAAGGCAGCCAAGGGAAGGCAGATGCAAGGCTTTATGCGCAAGATGGGGCTTGGCTAG
- a CDS encoding tRNA pseudouridine(54/55) synthase Pus10, whose translation MSGNPSDVLHISRKILGEYDLCDDCLGRLFVKKLHLQSNSRLGKKLHALLRKKTIKCYVCKNLFDSLEHYVEKLDHISKEYEFETFLVGAKIKPSILDRDDQIRSQFQLRGIDSIKTAITRHLARQFSKKTGATANPAEPDVVFTVDFKADSCTIQSKPLFLFGRYTKSVRGVPQKQKPCENCLGKGCVTCKQHGMTEFDSVEGMISKMLFERFGAVQTKITWVGGEDATSKVLGSGRPFFVKLINPKKRNIRMEKKITTDKITVLNLKKIPRLPAGPVSFISDVTLLISSEQPLSDQTLSKLDELQKSKITVYEDSGKRSEKSVRNVRYRAESDNLLTLSMTAEGGLPMKHFVSGENVFPNISDLLGTKCRCETFDFEEISITNQHFLHHV comes from the coding sequence GTGAGCGGTAATCCATCTGACGTTCTTCATATATCAAGGAAAATACTTGGCGAATATGATCTATGCGATGACTGTCTTGGCAGACTGTTTGTAAAAAAACTGCATCTGCAATCAAACTCCCGCCTTGGAAAAAAACTACACGCGCTGCTCAGAAAAAAAACAATCAAATGTTATGTCTGCAAAAACCTCTTTGATTCATTAGAACATTACGTGGAAAAACTAGATCATATTTCAAAGGAATACGAATTTGAGACGTTCCTTGTGGGCGCCAAGATAAAGCCTTCCATTCTAGACCGTGATGACCAAATAAGATCCCAGTTCCAGCTAAGGGGAATCGATTCGATCAAGACTGCGATAACACGCCATCTTGCACGCCAATTCTCAAAAAAAACTGGGGCAACAGCAAATCCTGCGGAACCAGACGTAGTGTTCACGGTTGATTTCAAGGCCGACTCTTGCACTATCCAGTCAAAACCATTGTTTCTTTTTGGTAGGTACACCAAAAGCGTGCGGGGCGTACCACAAAAACAAAAGCCGTGCGAGAATTGCCTTGGAAAGGGATGCGTCACATGCAAACAACACGGTATGACGGAATTTGACAGTGTAGAAGGAATGATTTCAAAAATGCTATTTGAGAGATTCGGGGCAGTTCAGACAAAAATTACTTGGGTTGGGGGAGAGGATGCCACAAGCAAGGTGTTGGGTTCTGGAAGGCCGTTCTTTGTCAAGCTTATCAACCCAAAAAAGCGCAATATTCGAATGGAGAAAAAAATCACAACTGACAAAATCACTGTCCTAAATCTGAAAAAAATACCAAGACTGCCGGCAGGACCGGTATCCTTTATCTCTGATGTGACGCTTTTGATCTCATCCGAACAGCCACTATCTGACCAAACCCTCTCTAAACTTGACGAACTGCAGAAATCAAAGATAACAGTATACGAGGATTCCGGAAAAAGATCTGAAAAATCTGTGCGCAACGTACGATACCGCGCCGAATCTGATAACTTGCTTACTCTTTCAATGACTGCAGAGGGAGGTTTGCCCATGAAGCATTTTGTAAGCGGAGAGAATGTATTTCCAAACATCTCTGATCTGTTAGGTACAAAATGCCGGTGTGAAACATTCGATTTTGAAGAAATCTCGATAACAAACCAACACTTTTTACACCATGTCTGA
- a CDS encoding 30S ribosomal protein S27ae, which yields MAGKKEAKKVAGIAAYYKVDGSKVTRLHKVCSRCGKGVFMSEHKNRRTCGKCGLTEFNQ from the coding sequence ATGGCAGGAAAGAAAGAAGCTAAAAAGGTGGCCGGCATTGCAGCTTACTATAAAGTAGACGGAAGCAAGGTGACGCGACTGCATAAGGTCTGCTCACGTTGTGGTAAAGGGGTCTTTATGTCAGAGCACAAGAACAGGCGCACTTGCGGCAAGTGTGGACTTACAGAGTTTAATCAGTAG
- a CDS encoding DUF309 domain-containing protein has protein sequence MSLEIMDRFMLHLKNTGFAPSDTTKLLADARSLAAGFDATIRDCRVATKYVEFDVSIDKSHMNSLVEKLKPIADIDHARQVIEEHLEKNEAVKLGVFYFNEERFWEAHEVLEGVWKKCFEGERDLVQGIILVAAAFVHYQKDETSICLSVLGRALDKLANATGTYHNINIDLLRNNIKSIISSGNISLFSI, from the coding sequence ATGTCATTGGAGATAATGGACAGGTTCATGCTACACCTGAAGAACACCGGATTTGCGCCTTCTGATACAACCAAACTCCTCGCCGATGCAAGAAGTCTTGCTGCAGGATTTGATGCCACAATACGTGATTGCCGTGTCGCAACAAAATACGTCGAATTTGACGTATCAATAGACAAATCGCATATGAACAGCCTTGTCGAGAAGCTAAAACCCATTGCAGATATTGATCATGCAAGGCAGGTGATAGAAGAGCACCTTGAAAAGAACGAGGCAGTCAAGCTCGGGGTCTTTTACTTTAACGAGGAGAGATTCTGGGAGGCACACGAAGTACTTGAAGGAGTCTGGAAAAAATGCTTTGAAGGCGAAAGGGATCTGGTGCAGGGAATCATACTTGTTGCAGCAGCCTTTGTACATTATCAAAAAGATGAGACATCAATATGCCTCTCTGTGCTTGGTAGAGCACTTGATAAACTCGCAAACGCGACAGGAACCTATCATAATATCAATATAGATCTGTTGCGGAACAACATCAAATCAATTATTAGTTCTGGGAATATCTCGCTTTTCTCTATTTGA